A genomic window from Bacteroidota bacterium includes:
- the rnr gene encoding ribonuclease R, with protein MGKKKDRGSRLLFEEVLKFLDSQRGQSYNYKQVASALGITNEEERRLVASLLADLAKKGLLEEPDRGKFRSNASSKTIEGIIDVTQSGAAYVTSPDYAQDIFISASNTKGALHRDTVRVKVFRRKRNDGRDEGEVTEIVRRSRSEFAGTLTIENRVAFFSPDNKKFPDFIIPKEKTGKAKSGQKVVVRMTSWIDYSDLPEGEVTAVLGNVGENETEINAIMVEFGLPYSFPKDVERLAELIPTEIAPEEISRRRDFRKITTFTIDPADAKDFDDALSVQKLANGNWEIGVHIADVSHYVKPGTLLDREAIVRATSVYLVDRVVPMLPEVLSNFVCSLRPDEEKLTFSAVFELDEKAQIQKEWFGRTVIRSDRRFAYEDVQEILEGKDSDLKEEIFLLDRLAKILRADRLKNGSITFEKEEVKFHLDENGNPLGVYFKVMKDSNQLIEDFMLLANRRVAEFCTIGKKRGGDQKNISSRGVRGPFVYRVHASPDPARVMEFGTFVRTFGYRMDVGSEKAISNSLNKLLKDVQGKPEANMIETLAIRTMAKAIYTTENIGHYGLGFQYYTHFTSPIRRYPDVLAHRLLQLYLDADAKGKVEKIPDKDELENECKHCSEREKAAADAERASIKYKQVQFLQDKVGEEFDGIISGVTEFGFFVELEGNKCEGMVHVRNLKDDRYFFEQENYCLRGQRNGKKFTIGDKVRVLIKSADLIKKQIDFELASGEKAESGERREKNYSGRKTFSETSGKDDWDISSMMSGKKKHTEKKKQKSGWENKGKKKDRPKGNSKKRW; from the coding sequence ATGGGGAAAAAAAAAGATCGTGGATCGCGATTGCTATTTGAAGAAGTGCTAAAATTCCTCGATTCACAACGGGGACAATCTTATAATTACAAACAGGTCGCTTCTGCTCTTGGAATTACTAATGAAGAAGAGCGCCGCCTGGTTGCTTCACTGCTTGCAGATCTTGCAAAGAAGGGGCTGCTCGAGGAACCAGACCGGGGAAAATTCCGAAGCAATGCTTCTTCAAAAACCATAGAGGGGATCATTGATGTTACACAATCGGGCGCGGCCTACGTTACCTCGCCCGATTATGCGCAGGATATTTTCATTTCTGCATCCAACACAAAAGGCGCATTGCATCGCGACACCGTGCGCGTGAAAGTTTTTCGCCGCAAGAGAAACGACGGACGCGATGAAGGTGAGGTAACAGAAATTGTGCGGCGATCGCGCAGTGAATTTGCCGGAACGCTCACGATAGAAAATCGCGTTGCTTTTTTTTCCCCGGACAATAAAAAATTTCCCGATTTCATTATTCCGAAAGAAAAAACCGGGAAAGCGAAAAGTGGACAAAAGGTGGTGGTGCGCATGACCAGCTGGATCGATTATTCCGATCTGCCCGAGGGAGAAGTTACTGCTGTACTCGGGAATGTGGGAGAAAATGAAACGGAGATCAACGCGATCATGGTGGAATTCGGATTGCCTTATTCTTTTCCGAAAGATGTGGAACGTTTGGCAGAATTAATTCCTACCGAGATCGCGCCGGAAGAAATTTCGCGTCGGCGCGATTTCAGAAAAATCACCACGTTCACAATAGATCCTGCAGATGCAAAAGATTTTGACGACGCGCTCTCTGTACAAAAACTTGCCAATGGAAATTGGGAAATAGGCGTACACATCGCCGACGTTTCGCATTATGTAAAACCCGGAACGCTGCTCGACAGGGAAGCGATCGTTCGTGCGACTTCGGTTTATCTTGTCGATCGTGTTGTTCCAATGTTGCCGGAAGTATTGTCAAATTTCGTCTGCTCGCTTCGTCCCGATGAAGAAAAACTTACTTTCTCCGCGGTTTTTGAACTGGACGAAAAAGCGCAGATACAAAAAGAGTGGTTCGGAAGAACAGTGATCAGATCCGACCGTCGTTTTGCCTATGAGGATGTACAGGAAATTCTCGAAGGCAAAGACAGTGATCTCAAAGAAGAGATTTTTCTTCTCGATCGGCTTGCAAAAATTCTCCGCGCCGATCGGCTTAAGAATGGCTCCATCACTTTTGAAAAAGAAGAAGTGAAATTTCATCTCGATGAAAACGGGAATCCGCTCGGAGTTTATTTCAAAGTGATGAAAGATTCGAACCAGCTTATCGAGGATTTCATGCTGCTTGCCAATCGTCGTGTTGCGGAATTCTGCACGATCGGAAAAAAAAGGGGCGGAGATCAAAAAAATATTTCTTCGCGCGGCGTGCGCGGGCCCTTCGTGTATCGCGTGCATGCATCGCCCGATCCTGCGCGCGTAATGGAATTCGGAACTTTCGTCCGCACGTTCGGTTACCGCATGGATGTGGGAAGTGAAAAAGCGATTTCGAATTCGCTGAACAAACTTTTAAAAGACGTGCAGGGAAAACCCGAGGCGAACATGATAGAAACGCTCGCTATCCGCACCATGGCAAAAGCAATTTACACCACGGAAAATATCGGCCATTACGGTTTGGGTTTTCAGTATTACACGCACTTCACTTCGCCTATCCGCCGCTATCCCGATGTACTTGCGCATCGCCTGCTGCAATTATATCTTGACGCTGATGCAAAAGGAAAAGTGGAAAAAATCCCTGACAAAGATGAACTGGAAAACGAATGCAAACATTGTTCTGAAAGAGAAAAAGCCGCTGCCGATGCCGAACGCGCTTCCATTAAGTACAAGCAGGTGCAATTCTTACAGGATAAAGTGGGCGAAGAATTTGACGGAATAATTTCGGGCGTAACGGAGTTCGGATTTTTCGTGGAGCTCGAAGGAAATAAGTGCGAAGGAATGGTGCATGTGCGCAACCTGAAAGACGATCGTTATTTTTTCGAACAGGAAAATTATTGCCTCCGCGGACAGCGCAATGGAAAAAAATTCACGATCGGCGATAAGGTGCGCGTCCTGATCAAGAGCGCCGATCTCATCAAGAAACAAATTGATTTTGAACTGGCGTCGGGGGAAAAAGCGGAAAGCGGTGAACGAAGAGAAAAAAATTATTCCGGCAGAAAAACTTTTTCGGAAACTTCCGGCAAAGACGACTGGGATATTTCTTCCATGATGTCGGGAAAGAAAAAACATACGGAGAAGAAAAAACAAAAATCCGGCTGGGAAAATAAAGGGAAGAAAAAAGACCGGCCGAAAGGGAATTCGAAGAAGCGTTGGTAA
- a CDS encoding response regulator produces MSKTNILIVEDESIVAKDIQMSLRKLGYNVVAICSNGEDAISAAEEHNPDLVLMDIMLKGDMSGIDAAEQIRSRCNVPIIYLTAYADESTLSKAKITEPYGYIIKPFKEIDLRTSIEMALYKHQKETDIRKERDFLYSIVENKDNKEIIFVKSNSRLVKVRTKDIFYIEALKDYVVINTSNARYTIHSTMKDIEKKLSTNEFVRVHRSFIVRIDKITSIEPPNLFLEDDKKPIPIGGSYRDELAKKINQV; encoded by the coding sequence ATGTCGAAAACAAACATTCTTATCGTCGAAGACGAAAGCATCGTAGCGAAGGACATCCAGATGAGTCTTCGCAAACTCGGCTATAACGTTGTGGCCATTTGCTCCAATGGAGAAGATGCCATTTCCGCTGCAGAGGAACACAACCCCGATCTGGTGCTGATGGATATTATGCTCAAAGGAGATATGAGCGGAATTGATGCAGCAGAGCAAATCCGATCACGTTGCAATGTTCCCATAATTTATCTCACAGCTTATGCCGACGAAAGCACGCTGAGCAAAGCAAAGATTACCGAACCTTACGGATATATTATCAAGCCGTTCAAGGAGATCGATCTGCGCACGTCCATCGAAATGGCTTTGTATAAACATCAGAAGGAAACCGACATTCGCAAGGAGCGCGATTTTCTATACAGCATCGTCGAGAATAAAGACAACAAGGAAATTATTTTCGTGAAATCAAATTCACGGTTAGTGAAAGTCCGCACGAAAGATATTTTCTACATCGAAGCGCTGAAAGATTACGTGGTGATCAATACTTCCAATGCGCGGTATACGATCCATTCCACGATGAAGGACATTGAGAAAAAACTTTCTACGAATGAATTTGTGCGCGTGCATCGCTCATTCATTGTCCGCATTGATAAGATCACATCTATAGAGCCGCCGAATCTTTTTCTCGAGGACGATAAAAAACCAATTCCCATTGGAGGAAGTTATCGTGATGAGCTGGCGAAGAAGATCAACCAGGTGTAG
- a CDS encoding PAS domain S-box protein has protein sequence MKNEPSSSKNKKEESLREAGRADALVKQLETLAAQPDGTESKKALEVILNTIDEVVYHVDMRFESGKRLRFVSDSAETIYGIPKEDFFRNKDAFLKYYHPEDLERIKLSSAALEKEKKPQEYHYRFLNPKTEKTIWIEERVFPQFDEHGKLLEVFGVARDITRKKEFEQEIIESRESYRALIEQNPDGIIVAGFDQKILFANKSVLEISGIAAMEDLIGHKLLEFLSPAQQKRSAERIKIIAQGGQVPFEVIEIQHSDGRIVQCESKPSLYNYLGKQTILVFLRSIAAERQLAKEQLRAQIAEEANLELQKEISVRKKTEKELFSTQKYLRLLINSSIDMICASDKEGYVTEFNKAAQRTFGFTSEEVIGKHVSFLYKDPNQRMDVMKELIDGGGYFSGEVTNIKKNGETFTALLSASILKDGNGNVFGSMGVSRDITEWKRTETELKLNEEKYRAIYNQAYIGIALVDTQSDRYIDANQRLCDMLGYEPEELRNKTIHDLRIPGDLSRLPSGKDFIRGGFERIIDEHRYRHKNGNAVIVNVTVSLVRSEENRPLYFVYVYEDLTPKRHAEEQLRLQAAKLNAIIETSSHMIWTVDKNFRLTSFNGNQAKWLKRSYNVNAYTGMPMAAGRMLSANIYNDFWVEKMNNTLKGAVQNFEVAFTHRSGDVSWREIYLNPIRDDHGNVVEVSAIAHDITDKKQVDESLRLSLREKEVLLKEVHHRVKNNLQVISSILNLQSSYVRDKKILDILLESQNRIKSMAFVHESLYQTKDFSNISFREYVENISSNLVQSYSALENVPELKLSLQPIKLHLDTAIPCGLIINELLSNSLKYAFADGRKGKISINIKQEEEHVTMVIADNGIGLPPKIDFRKTESLGLQLVVSLVEQINGKIKSDTKKGTKFTIEFSSTPPNA, from the coding sequence GTGAAAAACGAACCATCATCCAGCAAAAACAAAAAAGAAGAATCGCTGCGCGAAGCCGGGCGCGCAGATGCGCTTGTAAAACAACTTGAAACACTTGCCGCGCAACCCGACGGAACCGAAAGTAAAAAAGCGCTCGAAGTAATTCTCAACACAATTGATGAAGTGGTTTATCATGTCGATATGCGCTTTGAATCCGGGAAAAGGTTGCGATTCGTCAGTGACAGCGCAGAAACCATTTATGGAATTCCCAAAGAAGATTTTTTCCGCAATAAAGATGCGTTCCTGAAATATTATCACCCGGAAGATCTTGAGCGGATAAAACTAAGTTCAGCCGCACTTGAAAAAGAAAAAAAACCACAGGAATATCATTATCGTTTTCTGAATCCGAAAACAGAAAAAACGATCTGGATAGAAGAACGCGTGTTCCCGCAGTTCGACGAGCATGGAAAATTGCTCGAAGTTTTCGGCGTGGCCCGCGACATCACCCGAAAAAAAGAATTTGAGCAGGAAATTATTGAAAGCCGCGAAAGTTATCGCGCACTCATCGAGCAGAATCCCGACGGAATTATTGTAGCCGGCTTCGATCAGAAAATTCTTTTTGCCAATAAATCCGTGCTCGAAATTTCCGGCATAGCGGCCATGGAAGATCTCATCGGGCACAAGCTTCTTGAATTTCTTTCTCCGGCACAGCAGAAGCGTTCGGCAGAAAGAATAAAGATCATTGCACAAGGCGGACAAGTTCCGTTCGAGGTCATCGAGATCCAGCACAGCGACGGAAGGATCGTGCAGTGCGAATCAAAACCAAGTCTGTATAATTATCTTGGAAAACAAACTATACTTGTTTTCCTGCGAAGCATTGCGGCCGAGCGCCAGCTTGCAAAAGAACAACTGCGCGCCCAGATCGCCGAAGAAGCAAACCTGGAATTACAAAAAGAAATTTCGGTAAGAAAAAAAACAGAGAAAGAACTTTTTTCCACGCAGAAATATCTGCGACTGCTCATCAACAGCTCTATCGACATGATCTGTGCTTCGGATAAAGAAGGTTACGTTACCGAATTCAACAAAGCCGCCCAGCGCACATTCGGATTTACGTCAGAAGAAGTGATCGGGAAACATGTTTCATTCCTTTACAAAGATCCGAACCAGCGCATGGATGTGATGAAGGAACTCATTGATGGTGGTGGATATTTTTCGGGCGAGGTAACGAACATCAAGAAGAACGGAGAAACATTCACCGCGCTTCTTTCGGCAAGCATTCTCAAAGACGGCAATGGAAATGTATTCGGCTCCATGGGTGTTTCGCGCGACATTACCGAATGGAAAAGAACAGAAACAGAATTAAAACTGAACGAAGAAAAATACCGCGCCATTTACAACCAGGCCTACATCGGCATTGCGCTCGTGGACACGCAAAGCGATCGTTACATAGACGCGAACCAGCGCCTGTGTGACATGCTCGGGTATGAACCGGAAGAATTGCGGAATAAAACAATTCACGATCTGCGAATTCCAGGCGATCTCTCCCGTTTGCCAAGCGGAAAAGATTTTATCCGTGGCGGATTCGAACGTATCATTGACGAACACCGCTATCGCCACAAGAATGGAAATGCGGTGATTGTGAACGTGACAGTTTCCCTTGTTCGCTCGGAAGAAAACCGGCCGCTTTATTTCGTTTACGTTTACGAAGATCTTACACCGAAGCGCCACGCAGAAGAACAATTGCGATTACAGGCAGCGAAGTTGAATGCGATTATTGAAACGTCATCGCACATGATCTGGACGGTCGATAAAAATTTCCGGCTTACCTCTTTCAATGGAAACCAGGCAAAATGGCTGAAGCGGTCTTATAATGTGAATGCATACACCGGCATGCCTATGGCCGCGGGAAGAATGCTCTCTGCAAATATTTACAATGATTTCTGGGTGGAGAAAATGAACAATACGCTCAAGGGCGCCGTGCAGAATTTTGAAGTGGCCTTCACGCACAGATCCGGCGATGTTTCGTGGAGAGAAATTTATCTTAACCCGATCAGAGACGACCATGGCAATGTGGTGGAAGTTTCTGCCATTGCGCATGACATCACCGACAAAAAACAGGTGGACGAATCGCTTCGACTGTCGCTGCGCGAAAAAGAAGTTTTGCTCAAAGAAGTTCATCATCGTGTAAAAAATAACCTACAGGTCATTTCCAGTATTCTCAACCTGCAATCTTCATACGTGCGCGACAAAAAAATTCTTGACATTCTTCTCGAAAGCCAGAACAGGATCAAGTCCATGGCGTTCGTTCACGAAAGTTTATACCAGACAAAAGATTTTTCCAATATCAGTTTCCGCGAATACGTGGAGAACATCAGCAGCAATCTCGTTCAATCTTATTCGGCGCTTGAAAATGTTCCGGAATTAAAACTCAGCCTTCAGCCCATTAAACTTCATCTTGATACGGCCATTCCCTGCGGACTCATCATCAACGAACTTCTTTCCAATTCTCTTAAATATGCATTTGCCGACGGAAGAAAAGGAAAGATCAGCATCAACATCAAACAGGAAGAAGAACACGTAACAATGGTGATCGCTGATAATGGAATAGGGCTTCCTCCAAAAATTGATTTCAGAAAAACAGAATCACTGGGATTGCAACTCGTGGTCTCGCTGGTAGAGCAAATCAACGGGAAAATTAAGTCGGATACAAAAAAAGGCACTAAATTCACCATCGAATTTTCCAGCACCCCTCCCAACGCTTAA
- a CDS encoding toxin-antitoxin system YwqK family antitoxin, which produces MKTARNFFIFLFLLAGSACFSQTGKQPVNPNGYNKFYYPNGKLSSEGNMRDGKPDGYWKTYYESGKIKSEGNRKNFELDSTWKFYTEQGKLQFEYTYANGKKNGPLRTYDQNGKIALEETFVNNMKQGPEKTFYPSGRVEKSTPFSEGKEEGVSYEYDTSGTIITITEYHAGFVKSTDRINRRDANGLKQGTWKEFFPNGKIKTESHYVNDKKDGYFKEYNEFGNMVNITKWSNGELVKNPPELAKLETKITYHPNGRPKEIGNYKDGIPEGVFRMYDTTGNIVAAEVYEDGVLVGEGVYDGKGQQQGHWKEYYDTGELKGEGEYKDGVKVGPWKFYYSDGKTDQEGKYDNKGRPEGNWKWYFENGQILRDETYSDGLRNGTLTDYDEKGNIITQGEYVDGLKEGHWFFQIDDYREEGDYVAGERNGTWKHTYIPSGKQRFEGNYINGVPDGKATWWYENGRVWQEGKYVYGRKDGDWRYYDEDGLMTLTITYKDDVEIKFDGVKVKFEDAHTDSDTQPSN; this is translated from the coding sequence ATGAAAACGGCGAGAAATTTTTTTATTTTTTTATTCCTGCTGGCAGGAAGCGCCTGCTTTTCTCAAACCGGAAAGCAACCCGTTAACCCGAATGGCTACAATAAATTCTATTATCCGAATGGAAAACTTTCGAGCGAGGGAAATATGCGCGATGGAAAACCGGATGGCTACTGGAAAACGTATTATGAAAGCGGAAAAATAAAATCAGAGGGCAACCGCAAGAATTTTGAACTCGACAGTACCTGGAAATTCTATACCGAGCAGGGAAAATTACAATTCGAATACACCTACGCTAACGGAAAAAAGAACGGACCGCTGCGGACATACGACCAGAACGGAAAAATAGCGCTCGAAGAAACTTTTGTGAACAACATGAAACAAGGCCCCGAAAAAACATTTTATCCTTCCGGCAGAGTTGAAAAGAGCACGCCGTTCTCCGAAGGAAAAGAAGAAGGCGTCTCTTATGAATACGACACTTCGGGAACCATCATCACCATCACCGAGTACCACGCAGGATTTGTAAAAAGTACCGATCGCATTAATCGTCGTGACGCGAATGGACTGAAGCAAGGCACATGGAAAGAATTTTTCCCGAATGGAAAAATAAAAACAGAATCGCATTATGTGAATGATAAAAAAGACGGCTATTTCAAAGAATACAATGAATTCGGAAACATGGTGAATATTACCAAGTGGTCGAATGGAGAACTTGTGAAAAATCCGCCGGAGCTTGCAAAACTGGAAACGAAGATTACCTATCATCCCAACGGAAGGCCAAAGGAAATTGGAAATTACAAAGACGGAATTCCCGAAGGCGTTTTCCGGATGTATGATACCACAGGAAATATTGTTGCTGCGGAAGTTTATGAAGACGGTGTTCTCGTGGGCGAAGGCGTGTATGACGGGAAAGGACAACAGCAGGGACACTGGAAAGAATATTATGACACCGGCGAACTGAAAGGAGAAGGCGAATATAAAGACGGCGTGAAAGTGGGCCCGTGGAAATTTTATTATTCCGATGGAAAAACAGACCAGGAAGGAAAATATGACAACAAGGGAAGGCCCGAAGGAAACTGGAAATGGTATTTTGAGAACGGACAAATTCTTCGCGACGAAACATATTCTGACGGCCTGCGCAATGGAACTCTTACTGATTATGATGAGAAAGGAAATATAATTACACAGGGAGAATATGTGGATGGATTGAAAGAAGGACACTGGTTTTTCCAGATCGATGATTACCGCGAAGAAGGAGATTATGTAGCCGGGGAAAGAAACGGAACATGGAAACACACCTACATTCCCAGCGGAAAACAACGCTTCGAAGGAAATTATATCAATGGAGTTCCGGATGGAAAAGCTACGTGGTGGTATGAGAACGGGCGCGTGTGGCAGGAAGGAAAATATGTTTACGGAAGAAAAGACGGCGACTGGAGATATTATGACGAAGATGGACTGATGACACTTACGATCACTTACAAAGACGACGTGGAAATAAAATTTGATGGGGTGAAAGTAAAATTCGAAGACGCTCACACCGATAGCGATACACAGCCAAGCAACTGA
- the nadA gene encoding quinolinate synthase NadA, translating to MNTMLGAAIEEKVKAIDPQLNLFDEINRLRKKKNAVLLAHYYQEDDIQDVADFIGDSLGLAQQAEKTKADIIVFAGVHFMAETAKILNPSKKVLLPDLRAGCSLADSCPADKFSEFKAAHPGHVVITYVNCSAEIKALSDIICTSSNAEQIVNSLPPGQKIIFAPDKNLGKYITKKTGRDMALWDGSCMVHEIFSLEKIAILKAKNAGAKFIAHPECEEPLLKIADFIGSTTALLNYTKKDSAEIFIVGTETGILHQMQKSSPGKKFIPAPPENNCACNDCPHMKLNTLEKLYICLRDETPEITMENALIEAAAKPIRRMLDISAKSGL from the coding sequence ATGAATACTATGTTAGGCGCTGCAATAGAAGAAAAAGTAAAAGCAATTGATCCACAGCTAAATTTGTTCGATGAAATCAATCGCCTCCGGAAAAAGAAAAATGCAGTTCTGCTTGCGCATTATTATCAGGAAGATGATATCCAGGATGTGGCGGATTTCATCGGCGATAGTCTTGGGCTTGCACAACAGGCAGAAAAAACAAAAGCAGATATCATTGTTTTTGCAGGTGTACACTTCATGGCCGAAACCGCAAAGATCCTCAATCCTTCGAAAAAAGTTCTGCTTCCCGATCTGCGCGCAGGTTGTTCTCTCGCCGATTCCTGTCCGGCCGATAAATTCAGCGAATTCAAAGCAGCGCATCCGGGACACGTTGTGATCACGTACGTCAATTGTTCGGCAGAAATAAAAGCGCTGAGTGATATTATTTGTACCTCAAGCAATGCCGAACAGATCGTGAATAGTTTACCGCCCGGACAGAAAATAATTTTTGCACCCGATAAAAATCTCGGGAAATACATCACGAAAAAAACAGGAAGAGATATGGCACTCTGGGATGGATCGTGTATGGTGCATGAAATTTTTTCACTGGAGAAAATTGCGATCCTTAAAGCGAAAAATGCCGGGGCAAAATTCATTGCGCATCCCGAATGTGAAGAACCGCTTCTGAAAATTGCAGATTTTATCGGATCTACCACTGCACTTTTAAACTACACAAAAAAAGATTCGGCAGAGATTTTTATTGTAGGAACAGAAACCGGTATTCTCCACCAAATGCAGAAAAGTTCGCCCGGAAAAAAATTCATTCCTGCTCCGCCGGAAAATAATTGCGCCTGTAACGACTGCCCACACATGAAACTGAACACCCTCGAAAAGCTGTATATTTGTTTAAGGGATGAAACCCCCGAGATTACAATGGAAAACGCGTTGATAGAGGCCGCCGCGAAACCCATCAGAAGAATGCTCGACATCTCCGCGAAATCAGGTTTGTGA
- the rpiB gene encoding ribose 5-phosphate isomerase B: MGYKIAIGCDHAGFKLKKTLLEYLGSKGFSLEDHGTFSEQSVDYPDFAHPVADAVESGKCDYGILICGSANGISMAANKHKGVRAAVCWKKEVAEIARLHNDANILSLPARFISDDEAKACADVFFSTPFEGGRHANRVNKIGNGC; this comes from the coding sequence ATGGGATATAAAATTGCAATTGGATGTGATCACGCAGGATTCAAATTAAAAAAGACGCTGCTTGAATACCTGGGCTCAAAAGGTTTTTCACTCGAAGATCATGGAACTTTTTCTGAGCAAAGCGTGGACTATCCCGATTTTGCTCATCCTGTTGCCGACGCGGTTGAATCAGGAAAATGTGATTACGGAATTCTTATTTGTGGAAGCGCAAACGGAATAAGCATGGCGGCCAATAAACATAAAGGAGTAAGAGCGGCCGTGTGCTGGAAGAAAGAAGTTGCCGAGATCGCGCGCCTGCATAACGATGCAAATATTCTTTCTCTTCCCGCCAGGTTTATCAGCGACGACGAAGCAAAAGCCTGTGCCGACGTGTTTTTTTCTACTCCTTTCGAAGGAGGAAGACACGCAAATCGTGTAAATAAGATCGGCAACGGTTGTTGA
- a CDS encoding T9SS type A sorting domain-containing protein, with amino-acid sequence MFFRRHTVLLIVALLFRTGAYAHTGPSINGSNLPNDYQHISSYTPYIDSSNLYIQSGYQIGNTVGDFTLFDSSSHATQLSALLAQGKPVMVISMSLSCPASRHSLVYVLPDVVAMYGSQVNFLVVYVLEAHPVTPDVSPYSNTVWTTQLNYNDSILIRQETNYLQRKSEAEDLIHLYRPSCPLLIDQPGNEYWRNFGPAPNNAYLINTDGVVYSKYGWFDQSKQQIVIDIASLLSATGISSSQASESIKLFPNPAQGNFNIQTGFDGNWSISIIDISGRIIWREENIPEKNIVVPAGEFAEGVYSVRVNGPDKTTVLRFVRSGN; translated from the coding sequence ATGTTTTTTCGCAGACATACTGTTTTATTGATCGTCGCGCTTTTATTCCGCACCGGGGCGTACGCGCACACGGGCCCTTCTATTAATGGTTCGAACCTGCCAAACGACTATCAACACATTTCTTCATATACTCCGTACATCGACTCATCAAATCTTTACATCCAGAGCGGATACCAAATTGGAAACACGGTTGGCGATTTTACTTTGTTTGATTCGTCGAGCCACGCCACACAGCTGAGCGCGCTGCTCGCACAGGGTAAACCGGTCATGGTCATTTCCATGTCACTTTCTTGTCCGGCTTCGAGGCACAGTCTCGTTTATGTTTTGCCCGATGTTGTTGCGATGTATGGATCGCAGGTGAATTTTCTGGTCGTTTATGTTTTAGAGGCACATCCGGTAACGCCAGACGTTAGTCCATATTCAAATACAGTCTGGACCACTCAACTGAATTATAACGACAGTATTCTTATCCGGCAGGAGACCAACTATCTTCAGCGGAAAAGCGAGGCCGAAGATCTTATTCATCTCTATCGCCCAAGTTGTCCGCTGCTGATCGATCAACCAGGAAATGAATACTGGCGAAATTTCGGTCCTGCGCCAAACAACGCATACCTTATTAATACGGATGGAGTTGTTTATAGCAAATACGGATGGTTCGACCAATCAAAACAACAAATCGTTATTGACATCGCATCGTTGTTGTCTGCAACCGGGATCTCATCTTCACAAGCCTCTGAAAGCATAAAATTATTTCCGAACCCCGCGCAGGGAAATTTTAATATTCAAACCGGGTTCGACGGAAACTGGTCAATAAGCATCATCGACATTTCCGGCAGAATAATCTGGAGAGAAGAAAATATTCCGGAAAAAAATATTGTTGTTCCTGCCGGAGAATTTGCAGAGGGAGTTTATTCGGTTCGTGTGAATGGACCAGACAAAACAACCGTGCTGAGATTTGTACGCTCCGGCAATTAA